CCTTTCGGAAGGGAATCGACGCGTCATTCTCTGTGAGCGCGGCATCCGCACCTTTGAGACCGCTACACGCAATACCCTCGATATCTCGGCGGTGCCGGTTCTCAAAGAGTTGACCCACCTTCCGGTCGTCGTCGATCCCTCGCACGCCACCGGTCACGCCCATCTGGTGCCGTCGATGGCCTATGCCTCGGTCGCTGCCGGCGCCGATGGCCTGATCATCGAAGTCCATCCCTGTCCGGAGAAGGCGGCCAGTGATGGTCCGCAATCGCTGCGTCCTGCCGAATTTGCACTAATGATGAAGAAACTCGCTGCCTTTGTGGCGGCGGCCGAGCGCACCCTTTAAACCCCCGTCCGGAGATTTCATGTACTTTATCCCTCTGAATCAGGCTGACAGTGTCGAATTGGTGATTCATGCCTTGCACGTCGCCGCCGGGACGGCCGATTGCACTACCTGCCCGGTTCGCCGGGTCTGCATGAAGCAGTGTGCGACTCTCGGTGATGCCATCGCTAATATGTGGCAGGCCGGACTCATTCCGTGTGACAATCCTGAACCGACCCCGCCGAATATCAGCCCGGCGCCGAACGTCAAAGGTGCTAATTTGCGTCTTGTTAAGTAATCAAAAAAGGAGGGGTCCTTGACAGCTGTTATTATCTTCATTAATGTTAATACGGAAACATTACTTTTTTGAGGAGGAAAATATGGTAACGCCGCGCTTGCAGGACGCTCTCAACGAGCAGATGAAGAATGAGTTCTTTTCCGCCTACCTGTACATGGCCATGGCCGGCTACTTTCAATCGGAAGATCTACCCGGCTTTGCCAACTGGATGCGGGTTCAGGCTTTAGAAGAGATGACACATGGCGAGAAGTTTTTCGCATTTCTCTGTGACACGCAGGGGCGTACCGACTTCCGCGCTTTTCCGGCGCCGAATAACGATTTTGCTTCGCCTCTCGAAGCGATGACCTACGGGCTCAAACACGAAAATTTCGTCACCGACAGTATTAACAAGCTCATGGATGTCGCTAGTGAAGAGAATCATCACGGGGCGAAGATCTTTATGCAGTGGTTTGTCACTGAACAGATCGAAGAAGAATCGAATTTCTCGTTGATCATCCGCAAGCTCACGCGGGTGGAAGGGGATGGTCGCGGTCTGCTCATGCTCGATCAGGAGTTGGGGGCGCGCGTCTTTGTGCCGCCGACGACCGGCGCCTGATCGTCAGTTTTGTCCCGCAAAAATGAAAAGAGCGAGGTTCCCGTCAGGGGGCCTCGCTCTTTTGCTGTAATAGAAAGTGCTCCTTTTCTGCGCGTTTCAATTTTTTGATAAAACCTTCTCGGCGGCTGGCAGAAGCGCGGCTGTGGTCTGCTTCAAGGTAAACCACCTGCAACGGCTGCCGCCCGCGAAAATATTTTGCGCCGCGCCCGTCGACATGCTGTTGAAAGCGCCTTGTGATATCCGTCGTGATCCCGGTATAAAGGGAGTTATCCGAGCAAAGGAGGATATAGACCTGCCAGTTCAGTGTGGACGGCGTTTCTATCCTCATAGCGACGCAGAAACTTTCCCCACCGGTGCAATATAGATGGTGAACTCCTTCTCCCCGTCAACAGCCAGCAGTTCATCCGCCAGGGTCTGGTTGTAGGCGGCGATGGCGCAAGTGCCGGCCTTGATGGCGGCGCAGGCGAGATAAAGATTCTGGCAAAGATGGCCGGCATCAAGAGCGATGACTTTGTAGGAAGCTTCGCCATAGCGCCATTCGGTTCGTTCCGGGAGGACGGACCAGAGAAAGGTGGCTGCCGCCTGACCACAGAATCGTTGGCCGCGACTGGCAGCAACGAGGCGAGCCGGCAGGTTGTCGATCTCACGCAGGTGGACAAGAGCATGTTCCAGAGGGAGATAACGATACAGTCCGCTGGCGAGATCTTCGACGTGAAGAACAGCAAGATAAGTCTCGAAAGGGTGACGGCAGCCGGCCGAGGGAACGGTGCGCAGTACTGCTGCCGTGTGGAGCGTTCCCCTTACGCCTTGTGTCGCCCAAAGGAGAAAGGCGAGTTCTGCGAGGGTCAAAGGCTCCCCTGTAAAGTGGCGATGACTCTGGCGGTCGGCAATGGCGTCTTCGAGATTAAAGGGAGGTATCAACCAGCTTGCACGGTCGGGTAGGGGAATGATTCTGCTCCCGGCTGGAAAGGTTTTTTGCACCGGTGGCCGGGGCAGACCTTGCGCTTGAGGGGTGCTTTGGAAACTGACTTCGTCCCGGATCCGGTCGCTGAGGAAGTAGCGGCCGCTGGTTGTTGTGATGAGCGATTCTTTTTTCATTTCATCATCCTGTTTTCTGCCTGCAAAGCTATTATATCCAGGAA
The Deltaproteobacteria bacterium HGW-Deltaproteobacteria-4 DNA segment above includes these coding regions:
- a CDS encoding ferritin translates to MVTPRLQDALNEQMKNEFFSAYLYMAMAGYFQSEDLPGFANWMRVQALEEMTHGEKFFAFLCDTQGRTDFRAFPAPNNDFASPLEAMTYGLKHENFVTDSINKLMDVASEENHHGAKIFMQWFVTEQIEEESNFSLIIRKLTRVEGDGRGLLMLDQELGARVFVPPTTGA
- a CDS encoding GIY-YIG nuclease family protein; the encoded protein is MNWQVYILLCSDNSLYTGITTDITRRFQQHVDGRGAKYFRGRQPLQVVYLEADHSRASASRREGFIKKLKRAEKEHFLLQQKSEAP
- a CDS encoding thioester oxidase, with product MKKESLITTTSGRYFLSDRIRDEVSFQSTPQAQGLPRPPVQKTFPAGSRIIPLPDRASWLIPPFNLEDAIADRQSHRHFTGEPLTLAELAFLLWATQGVRGTLHTAAVLRTVPSAGCRHPFETYLAVLHVEDLASGLYRYLPLEHALVHLREIDNLPARLVAASRGQRFCGQAAATFLWSVLPERTEWRYGEASYKVIALDAGHLCQNLYLACAAIKAGTCAIAAYNQTLADELLAVDGEKEFTIYIAPVGKVSASL